From Gimesia panareensis, the proteins below share one genomic window:
- a CDS encoding ATP-grasp domain-containing protein, translated as MNTRLTQTQSESPDLLIVGASTRAAAASARRAGYRPLCVDQYGDQDLHALAAVIPRTSEPDGWLRVLAAYSSLEWIYTGGMENQRELISQISERHRLRGCGPDSLQRVRDPFFVEQLISGHPICMAPCLPIDAHPADPENWLCKPLRSAAGLGIRLLNSPQPDSQDAQGCYLQRYQPGQPLSALFIAFPEAVVLVGLALQFCGNPVLGARGFQYCGGVTISPVTDRLRSTLEDLGTTLAQGCGIQGLFGCDLIWHSSERDRLWLTEVNPRYTALTELFELQYRLPLLAWHLGACRSFHGDPTRYGSPAELQNQLVESIKQSFPQIAKGILYARQDRCAPDIPLPEMQRDLFAVPESADLPYPGTSIPGGTPFCSVYGTGRNQRESLKVLSDRLRTYQMLLAPEGVPERAAADLLTSLLDSTEQENHFFSCFFSSEAEGNSFLEESPH; from the coding sequence ATGAATACCAGACTCACACAGACACAATCTGAATCCCCTGACCTGCTGATTGTGGGTGCCAGTACCCGCGCTGCAGCAGCCTCTGCGCGACGCGCCGGTTACCGTCCGCTCTGTGTCGACCAGTATGGCGACCAGGACCTGCATGCCCTCGCGGCTGTCATCCCCCGGACCTCTGAACCCGACGGATGGCTGCGCGTGCTCGCAGCTTACAGTTCACTGGAGTGGATCTACACTGGCGGAATGGAGAACCAGCGCGAACTCATTTCTCAGATCAGCGAACGGCATCGCCTGCGGGGCTGTGGTCCGGACTCTCTGCAGCGCGTGCGTGATCCATTTTTTGTGGAACAGCTCATCAGCGGGCATCCGATCTGCATGGCCCCCTGCCTGCCCATTGATGCACATCCCGCCGATCCTGAGAACTGGCTCTGCAAGCCGCTCCGCAGTGCTGCCGGCCTGGGAATTCGATTGCTGAACTCCCCACAACCAGACTCACAAGACGCTCAAGGCTGCTATCTGCAACGGTATCAACCGGGGCAGCCGCTGTCGGCACTGTTCATCGCGTTTCCAGAAGCAGTCGTGCTTGTCGGGCTGGCACTCCAGTTCTGCGGGAATCCGGTTCTGGGAGCGCGCGGATTTCAATATTGTGGCGGCGTCACCATCTCGCCGGTCACCGACCGATTGCGATCCACGCTGGAAGACCTGGGAACCACCCTCGCTCAAGGGTGCGGGATCCAGGGGTTGTTTGGCTGTGACCTGATCTGGCATTCCTCGGAGCGAGATCGGCTCTGGCTGACCGAAGTCAATCCTCGGTACACAGCACTGACGGAACTGTTCGAGCTGCAATACCGGTTGCCTCTGCTCGCCTGGCACCTGGGTGCCTGCCGTTCTTTTCATGGCGACCCCACCAGATATGGCTCGCCGGCAGAGTTACAGAATCAACTTGTGGAGTCAATCAAACAGTCCTTTCCGCAGATCGCGAAAGGCATTCTGTATGCCCGCCAGGATCGATGTGCTCCCGACATCCCTTTACCGGAGATGCAGAGAGACCTGTTCGCAGTCCCCGAAAGTGCCGATCTTCCCTATCCCGGCACTTCAATTCCCGGGGGCACCCCCTTTTGCTCCGTGTATGGTACAGGCAGGAACCAGCGTGAAAGCCTGAAAGTCCTCTCAGACAGGCTGCGGACTTACCAGATGCTGCTGGCACCGGAGGGAGTCCCGGAACGAGCGGCGGCCGATCTGCTTACCAGTCTGCTGGACTCTACGGAACAGGAAAATCACTTTTTTTCCTGTTTTTTTTCCAGCGAGGCGGAAGGCAATTCGTTTCTTGAAGAATCTCCGCATTGA
- the fae gene encoding formaldehyde-activating enzyme, producing the protein MSMFVGESLVGEGNEVAHIDLLIGDKNGPVGAAFANALSSQKMGHSNLLAVLTPNLAVKPATVMVTKVTIKGAKQAVQMFGPAQYAVAKAVADSVEAGVIPKDQCEDLVIVCGVFIHWEADDDKKIFDYNYEATKEAIARAMKNEPSADEMIAKKSEASHPFYAG; encoded by the coding sequence ATGTCTATGTTTGTCGGTGAGTCACTTGTCGGTGAAGGTAATGAAGTTGCTCATATCGATCTGTTGATTGGTGACAAAAATGGTCCTGTCGGGGCTGCCTTTGCAAACGCCCTGTCCAGCCAGAAAATGGGTCACAGCAATCTGCTGGCTGTATTGACACCCAACCTGGCAGTTAAGCCCGCTACCGTGATGGTAACCAAAGTAACCATCAAAGGCGCCAAACAGGCCGTCCAGATGTTTGGTCCTGCTCAATACGCCGTTGCCAAAGCTGTTGCAGACAGCGTTGAAGCGGGCGTCATTCCTAAAGATCAGTGCGAAGACCTGGTCATCGTTTGTGGCGTTTTCATTCACTGGGAAGCCGATGACGACAAAAAGATCTTCGATTACAACTACGAAGCCACCAAGGAAGCCATTGCTCGTGCTATGAAGAATGAGCCTTCTGCAGATGAAATGATCGCCAAGAAGAGTGAAGCTTCTCACCCCTTCTATGCCGGCTGA
- a CDS encoding NADP-dependent methylenetetrahydromethanopterin/methylenetetrahydrofolate dehydrogenase, whose product MKKILIQLDTSQHASSFDRVVAVDAGVDELMSYHEVTPVNVESLVHGAMFTRGPADLKNTALFIGGSDVHSGENLLRKVQETFFGPVRVSVMMDSNGSNTTAAAAVLAAGKHLDFAETKALILGGTGPVGLRAAQLLARRGASVVIASRSEERAQAACDAISALVEDAKVQPLSLKDHKQLEAANQDTSLIIAAGAAGVKLIPAACWKPLKALKVVIDLNAVPPAGIEDVDVMDKATERDGKLCYGAIGVGGTKMKIHKAAIRKLFEANDLVLDTEEIYQIGVDLQS is encoded by the coding sequence ATGAAAAAAATACTGATTCAACTGGATACCAGCCAGCATGCCAGTTCTTTCGATCGTGTTGTCGCCGTTGATGCCGGTGTCGATGAACTGATGAGCTATCACGAAGTGACCCCCGTCAATGTGGAATCGCTCGTGCATGGGGCCATGTTTACCCGCGGTCCCGCAGACCTCAAGAACACGGCCCTGTTTATCGGCGGCAGCGATGTGCACTCGGGAGAGAACCTGCTGCGGAAAGTTCAGGAAACATTCTTTGGCCCGGTGCGGGTCTCGGTCATGATGGATTCCAATGGCTCCAACACCACCGCAGCGGCAGCAGTGCTCGCCGCGGGCAAACATCTGGATTTTGCGGAAACCAAAGCCCTGATCCTGGGCGGCACCGGTCCGGTAGGTTTGCGGGCCGCACAATTACTCGCCCGCAGGGGGGCTTCGGTGGTCATCGCCTCCCGCTCGGAAGAACGGGCCCAGGCAGCCTGCGACGCGATTTCCGCTCTCGTCGAAGATGCGAAAGTTCAGCCGCTTTCGCTCAAAGATCATAAACAGCTCGAGGCAGCCAACCAGGATACCAGCCTGATCATCGCCGCCGGTGCCGCGGGCGTGAAGCTCATCCCGGCTGCCTGCTGGAAACCCCTCAAAGCACTGAAAGTCGTCATCGATCTGAATGCGGTTCCCCCCGCCGGCATCGAAGACGTCGATGTGATGGACAAGGCCACCGAACGGGACGGAAAACTCTGTTACGGTGCCATCGGGGTTGGCGGAACCAAAATGAAAATTCATAAAGCCGCAATCCGTAAGCTGTTCGAAGCGAACGATCTCGTCCTTGATACCGAAGAGATCTATCAGATCGGCGTTGATCTGCAATCTTGA
- a CDS encoding RNA polymerase sigma factor, with protein MNQKLDDVAIMKRVCAGEYLLFDELVLRYRSRLLRFAWSKYGKRCAAEDLVQEAFLAAYAARETYNPAFAFSTWLWTIFLNLCRRHYKREMKQPREVVHSSLGNSDETRVPEPSSSETPLQTALRTEQFELLVAYLAELPEVQADALRLRFFGGLKFTEIALTMECSLSAAKIRVKNGLLQLAQRFSEGTPSEGEGS; from the coding sequence ATGAATCAGAAACTGGATGATGTAGCCATTATGAAGCGCGTCTGTGCAGGAGAATATCTCCTGTTCGATGAGCTCGTGTTGCGCTATCGTTCGCGCCTGTTACGGTTTGCCTGGAGTAAATACGGGAAACGCTGTGCTGCAGAAGATCTGGTGCAGGAAGCCTTTCTGGCCGCGTATGCAGCCCGGGAGACCTATAACCCTGCGTTCGCATTTTCAACCTGGCTCTGGACCATTTTCCTGAACCTCTGCCGGCGACACTACAAGCGGGAGATGAAGCAGCCCCGTGAAGTGGTCCATTCGTCACTGGGGAACAGCGATGAGACAAGGGTTCCGGAACCCAGTTCCAGCGAAACACCACTGCAGACGGCCTTAAGAACGGAACAGTTTGAGTTGCTGGTTGCCTATCTGGCTGAACTGCCGGAAGTCCAGGCCGATGCACTTCGCCTCCGTTTTTTTGGTGGTCTGAAATTTACTGAAATCGCCCTGACGATGGAATGCAGTCTTTCAGCGGCAAAAATACGTGTGAAAAATGGATTGCTTCAACTGGCTCAGCGTTTTTCTGAAGGAACACCTTCAGAAGGAGAAGGCTCATGA
- a CDS encoding BamA/OMP85 family outer membrane protein: MRWALSLILVQIIILGDCINGFVPLIESVCAQEAEKRSINLKEPIFDVRVEGNESIPALAILQKTKIQRGRPATRDMVLEDVRLLFATRWFSSVVPVYRKTEQGLVLVYKVKERPIVEKVEFRGYKKIKLKRLEATTGLKVGSPFDIAANQESVNRIKQLYVERGYRFAEVKLLKGGDPGDRQVIFEIKEGPKVVVSKIKFRGNKFVSDGVLKTKLQTKKAPLGISFLGGKFDPATIQDDLLSLKQYYNGLGFFDVKIEEKVGYNNDKSRVQIEYTINEGKRYKIRDIMIEGNRLFSEDEIREDINLVAGEYFNSRTLAKDVDKLTTRYGELGHLFAKVTPQPRFLETPGEVDLVYSINEDKPYRIRKITAHISGDNPRTKSSVLLNPMMVAPGDLANQRLIAKSKRRIEGNQVFMKGPQDGPRINVTRVDPNKEMLASRENDVLRGQNADEQPTQKLRHPNLRYRNKTYRQTPPQRNQDLFKGLKTEPVSYESPQPQRTGQIFRGQNYDNGIPEPLNPLFGQSPLGDPMGTEFPQQQPGWVDLDVYASESRTGRLMFGVGVNSNAGVVGSIVLQEENFDILRPPRSMEDILDGTAWRGGGQRFRAEAVPGNQVSRYLVNWTDPYFLDTNFSLGVSGFYFTRYYTDWNEQRVGGRFSLGRQLTQEWSVNTQYRLESVKLYNPRSPTPAIVQASVGDNMLNTFRISLNHDTRDAAFLPAEGHLLEWAAEQAVGEYTYSRLEANGSQYFTLYKRPDGGGRHILSLSAQLGWTDTDTPVFERYYAGGFQTFRGFRFRGVTPRENGIAIGGRWSLLGSAQYMMPITADEMIQMVFFSDFGTVDEDVSLDQFRVSVGAGLRLTVPAMGPVPVALDFSVPLAKESFDQTQVFSFYVGFTR, translated from the coding sequence TTGCGATGGGCGCTAAGCCTGATCCTGGTACAGATTATTATCTTAGGAGACTGCATCAACGGATTCGTTCCGCTGATTGAATCGGTTTGCGCGCAGGAAGCAGAAAAGCGTTCCATCAATCTGAAAGAGCCGATCTTTGATGTCCGCGTGGAAGGCAATGAGTCTATTCCCGCCCTTGCGATTCTGCAGAAGACAAAAATCCAACGTGGCCGCCCCGCCACACGTGACATGGTACTCGAAGATGTCCGCCTGCTGTTTGCCACCCGCTGGTTTTCCAGTGTTGTCCCCGTGTACCGTAAGACGGAACAGGGACTGGTGCTCGTTTATAAAGTCAAAGAACGACCGATCGTGGAAAAGGTCGAATTTCGCGGTTACAAAAAAATCAAACTCAAACGCCTGGAGGCCACCACCGGCCTGAAGGTGGGCTCTCCCTTTGATATCGCCGCCAACCAGGAATCCGTTAACCGCATCAAGCAGCTCTACGTCGAACGGGGCTACCGCTTTGCCGAAGTCAAACTTCTCAAAGGCGGAGACCCTGGAGATCGCCAGGTCATCTTTGAGATTAAAGAAGGTCCCAAGGTCGTTGTTTCCAAAATCAAATTCCGCGGCAACAAGTTTGTCAGTGATGGAGTTCTGAAAACCAAACTGCAGACCAAGAAAGCACCTCTGGGAATCAGCTTCCTGGGGGGGAAATTCGATCCAGCTACCATTCAGGACGATCTGCTCTCTCTCAAACAGTATTACAACGGCCTCGGATTCTTCGACGTCAAGATCGAAGAAAAGGTCGGCTACAACAACGATAAGTCCCGCGTACAGATCGAATATACGATCAACGAAGGCAAACGTTACAAAATTCGCGATATCATGATTGAAGGGAATCGCCTCTTTTCTGAAGACGAGATTCGCGAGGATATCAACCTGGTCGCCGGCGAATACTTCAACAGCCGTACGCTGGCGAAAGATGTCGATAAGCTGACCACCCGCTACGGCGAACTGGGGCACCTGTTTGCCAAAGTGACTCCGCAGCCCCGTTTTCTGGAAACCCCCGGCGAGGTGGACCTGGTTTACAGCATCAATGAAGATAAACCCTACCGCATCCGCAAAATTACCGCTCATATTTCCGGCGATAATCCGCGCACCAAAAGCTCAGTCCTGCTGAATCCGATGATGGTCGCCCCCGGCGACCTGGCCAATCAGAGGCTGATTGCCAAAAGTAAACGCCGCATCGAAGGAAATCAGGTTTTCATGAAAGGCCCCCAGGACGGACCGCGGATCAATGTGACACGCGTCGATCCCAACAAGGAAATGCTGGCCAGTCGTGAAAACGATGTTCTGCGGGGACAGAATGCGGATGAGCAGCCAACTCAGAAATTACGTCACCCGAATCTCCGCTATCGGAATAAAACCTATCGCCAGACTCCACCACAACGGAATCAGGATCTGTTTAAAGGACTCAAGACCGAGCCCGTTTCTTATGAATCACCTCAACCTCAACGGACCGGGCAAATCTTCCGCGGTCAGAACTACGATAACGGCATCCCTGAGCCATTGAACCCGCTGTTTGGTCAAAGCCCTCTCGGCGATCCGATGGGCACAGAGTTTCCCCAGCAGCAGCCTGGCTGGGTGGACCTCGACGTCTACGCCTCCGAGAGTCGTACCGGCCGACTGATGTTCGGCGTTGGTGTGAACAGTAACGCCGGTGTGGTCGGTTCGATCGTCCTGCAGGAAGAAAACTTTGATATTCTCAGACCGCCGCGCAGCATGGAAGACATTCTGGATGGAACTGCCTGGCGCGGTGGCGGACAGCGGTTCCGTGCCGAAGCGGTACCCGGTAACCAGGTCAGCCGCTATCTGGTCAATTGGACCGATCCCTATTTCCTGGATACCAACTTCAGCCTCGGGGTCAGCGGTTTCTACTTCACACGTTACTATACCGACTGGAACGAACAACGTGTCGGCGGCCGTTTCTCGCTGGGACGTCAGCTGACTCAGGAATGGTCAGTTAACACACAGTACCGTCTGGAAAGCGTGAAACTTTACAATCCCCGTTCTCCCACCCCGGCAATTGTGCAGGCTTCCGTGGGCGACAATATGTTGAACACATTTCGTATCTCGCTGAATCATGACACACGTGACGCTGCCTTCCTGCCCGCCGAAGGGCACCTGCTGGAATGGGCCGCTGAACAGGCTGTCGGCGAATATACCTACAGCCGCCTGGAAGCGAACGGCAGCCAGTACTTCACCTTGTACAAGCGGCCCGATGGTGGCGGACGTCACATCCTCTCTTTGAGTGCTCAACTGGGTTGGACTGACACCGATACCCCGGTCTTCGAACGATACTATGCCGGTGGTTTCCAGACCTTCCGCGGTTTCAGATTCCGTGGTGTAACTCCTCGCGAAAATGGCATCGCCATCGGTGGTCGCTGGAGCTTGCTGGGTAGTGCCCAGTACATGATGCCGATTACCGCTGACGAAATGATTCAGATGGTCTTCTTCAGTGACTTCGGTACCGTGGATGAAGATGTCTCTCTGGATCAGTTCCGTGTCTCTGTCGGTGCCGGTCTGCGACTGACTGTTCCCGCTATGGGTCCAGTACCCGTCGCACTGGACTTCTCTGTGCCGCTGGCCAAAGAATCTTTCGACCAGACACAGGTCTTCAGCTTCTACGTCGGATTCACTCGCTAG
- a CDS encoding DUF447 domain-containing protein gives MILEGMVTSRNQEGEYNLAPMGPLVDPEMTHLVLRPFQTSRTFQNLKQTRCGVFHVVDDVLLLAKAAIGQVEELPDTFPAEQIEGAVLQSACRWYEFQIESIDESDMRTVMQARVVHQGRIRDYFGLNRAKHAVLEAAILATRTHLIPQQELSRQYEALAEIVRKTAGSAETEAFRLLEEYVARAYAELKS, from the coding sequence ATGATTCTGGAAGGCATGGTCACCAGTCGAAATCAGGAGGGCGAGTATAACCTCGCGCCGATGGGGCCCCTCGTCGATCCCGAAATGACACACCTGGTGCTGCGTCCCTTCCAGACATCACGGACTTTCCAGAATCTCAAACAGACCCGTTGCGGCGTCTTTCATGTCGTCGACGATGTTCTGCTCCTGGCCAAAGCCGCCATTGGTCAAGTGGAAGAACTACCGGATACTTTCCCCGCAGAACAAATCGAGGGAGCCGTGCTGCAATCCGCCTGTCGCTGGTATGAATTCCAGATCGAATCGATCGATGAATCAGACATGCGGACCGTCATGCAGGCGCGGGTCGTGCATCAGGGCCGCATCCGTGACTACTTTGGTCTGAACCGCGCGAAGCATGCGGTGCTGGAAGCCGCTATTTTGGCCACGCGGACACATCTGATCCCACAGCAGGAGTTATCCCGGCAGTACGAAGCACTGGCAGAGATCGTACGAAAAACAGCCGGCTCCGCAGAAACAGAGGCCTTCCGTTTACTGGAAGAATACGTGGCCAGAGCGTATGCTGAATTGAAATCGTAA
- a CDS encoding beta-ribofuranosylaminobenzene 5'-phosphate synthase family protein, with the protein MSSEVILTTGSRLHWGLLSLAPRTGREFGGLGLMIEEPRLVLSIKPATTGQDCITGNAGSCEKIRTALNALRNHSETVQDHCFEITLQSEIPQHCGFGSGTQLSLALARGVAALAGESELSSVELAHHVERGARSALGVHGFASGGFLIEAGKQESSAISPLVFQAPFPAEWRILLITPQDEAGISGAVEADAIQRLGPMPVELTEKLCRLALMQLAPAVLEQNFREFATGLTEFGHTVGEFFQPAQGGVLAHPRMRELEQLLSSQGVEGIAQTSWGPTLSVVCPGNVAAQEVSSLVQQAGYGEDCLTRIVKPLNRGAAIEHLESA; encoded by the coding sequence ATGTCATCGGAAGTGATTCTCACCACTGGAAGCCGCCTGCATTGGGGACTGCTTTCACTTGCGCCCCGTACGGGCCGTGAATTTGGTGGCCTGGGCCTGATGATTGAGGAACCCCGGCTGGTACTTTCAATCAAACCTGCTACGACCGGACAGGATTGTATCACAGGCAATGCAGGCAGTTGTGAAAAAATCCGCACCGCACTCAATGCACTTCGTAATCATTCGGAAACAGTTCAGGATCACTGTTTTGAGATCACGCTGCAATCTGAAATTCCCCAGCATTGCGGTTTCGGTTCCGGGACACAGCTCAGTCTGGCGCTGGCACGCGGTGTTGCTGCGCTGGCTGGAGAATCAGAGCTCTCGTCGGTCGAACTGGCACACCACGTAGAACGGGGTGCACGCTCGGCGCTGGGCGTTCACGGCTTCGCCTCCGGAGGTTTTCTCATTGAAGCGGGCAAACAGGAATCTTCAGCCATCAGCCCCCTGGTCTTTCAGGCTCCCTTTCCAGCAGAGTGGCGGATTCTGTTGATCACACCTCAAGACGAGGCTGGCATCTCCGGTGCCGTCGAAGCCGATGCCATCCAGCGCCTGGGACCGATGCCGGTAGAGTTGACAGAAAAGCTCTGTCGCCTGGCCCTGATGCAGCTGGCACCTGCCGTACTGGAACAGAATTTCAGGGAGTTTGCGACCGGCCTGACCGAATTCGGACATACTGTCGGCGAATTCTTCCAACCTGCCCAGGGGGGCGTACTGGCACATCCCCGGATGAGGGAACTGGAGCAACTACTGAGCTCACAAGGAGTTGAGGGCATCGCTCAAACATCGTGGGGACCCACACTGTCGGTCGTCTGCCCAGGAAACGTGGCAGCGCAGGAAGTCTCAAGTCTTGTACAGCAAGCAGGTTACGGAGAGGACTGTTTGACGCGGATCGTCAAACCACTGAACCGGGGGGCTGCCATCGAACATTTGGAATCGGCTTGA
- a CDS encoding DUF1501 domain-containing protein, whose protein sequence is MNSRQKQSEVSRRDFLRVGSLSFVGLSMAERAALAASHSDRSEKNCILIMMTGGASQLETFDPKPEAPSEIRGPLKAISTTVPGLMLSEAFPQLAQRTGQFSLIRSLYHDAAPIHETGHQLIQTGRVSRASLNYPCFGSVVARQWGPRGDAPPFVVLPRLVNSLGVNTYRGQQPTFLGEDYAPATTIGAKSASTEYEIEIAGESPAIQQQYGKHRFGKLLLQSRQLVERGTRCVVVNLFDDLHEQLTWDCHGTGAGTAGKVYEYRDSLGPAFDKALSTLLDDLASRGLLDDTLVVATGEFGRTPQINTSGGRDHWPHVWSALVAGGATPGGQVIGASDSRASSPVERPVHAAELTASIYQHLGLNPQSCLARQDDQQISLVDAAPIAELFQG, encoded by the coding sequence ATGAACTCCAGGCAAAAACAATCGGAAGTTTCCCGGCGGGATTTTCTGCGGGTGGGCAGTTTGAGCTTTGTCGGTCTCTCCATGGCCGAGCGTGCCGCTCTTGCAGCATCACACAGTGATCGTTCAGAGAAAAACTGCATTCTGATCATGATGACCGGCGGCGCCAGCCAGCTGGAAACGTTTGACCCCAAACCCGAGGCTCCTTCCGAAATCCGGGGGCCGCTGAAAGCGATCTCCACCACCGTGCCTGGCCTGATGCTCAGCGAGGCCTTTCCACAGCTGGCCCAGCGCACCGGACAGTTCTCACTGATTCGTTCACTCTACCACGATGCCGCCCCGATTCATGAAACCGGTCATCAGTTAATTCAGACCGGACGCGTTTCACGGGCCTCGCTGAATTATCCCTGTTTCGGTTCCGTCGTTGCCCGTCAGTGGGGACCGCGCGGAGACGCACCACCGTTCGTGGTATTGCCCCGCCTGGTGAACTCCCTGGGAGTGAATACTTACCGCGGTCAGCAGCCCACCTTCCTCGGCGAAGACTATGCTCCCGCGACGACCATCGGTGCCAAGTCGGCTTCGACCGAATATGAAATCGAAATTGCCGGCGAATCTCCGGCCATTCAACAGCAGTACGGTAAGCATCGCTTCGGCAAACTGCTGCTGCAGTCACGTCAACTGGTCGAACGGGGCACGCGGTGTGTGGTTGTCAATCTGTTTGACGACCTGCATGAGCAGCTGACTTGGGACTGTCACGGCACCGGTGCAGGCACAGCTGGGAAAGTCTACGAATACCGTGATTCTCTCGGTCCCGCATTTGATAAAGCCCTGTCGACGCTGCTGGACGATCTCGCATCCCGCGGACTGCTTGACGATACTCTTGTTGTCGCCACCGGTGAGTTTGGTCGCACTCCGCAAATCAATACCTCAGGGGGACGCGATCACTGGCCGCATGTCTGGTCAGCACTCGTCGCCGGTGGTGCCACACCGGGCGGACAGGTGATTGGTGCCAGTGACTCCCGGGCCAGCAGTCCTGTCGAACGTCCCGTGCATGCTGCCGAACTGACGGCAAGTATCTATCAGCATCTGGGACTTAACCCGCAGAGCTGTCTGGCACGTCAGGACGATCAGCAGATCAGTCTGGTCGATGCCGCTCCGATTGCAGAATTATTCCAGGGCTGA
- the larC gene encoding nickel pincer cofactor biosynthesis protein LarC — protein sequence MRIAYLDCSTGISGDMTLGALVDAGVDPDQICAGIDSLGLPGVKLTFSSTIKGGFHATYVTIEHPEQHAHRHLSDIVTILKQSDKLTPRQYELALSLFSAIAGAEAKVHGSTIDKVHFHEVGAIDSIVDIVGVAIGFDLLGVEQVLCSPVPTGYGQIKIDHGICTVPAPGTAELLKGIPLADIPIQAELTTPTGAAIVSTLVDRFCMLPPMTIEEIGYGAGTKNFPERANLLRLFVGEVATPAHTDYVTLLETNLDDISGEIIGHTKQKLLAAGALDVYSTAIQMKKDRPAVMLSVICKPESVEQLEAILFQETETLGIRRHQLQRSIRARKPHQVTTAWGEVAGKLSLGPNYQSIFTPEYEACAELAATHQISLRTVYRAAEAAFLLEGSVETAFESGAHAPHDHDHDHDHDHDHDHDHDHDHDHDHDHDHDHDHDHDHDHDH from the coding sequence GTGCGGATTGCTTACTTAGACTGTTCTACCGGAATCAGTGGCGACATGACCCTGGGCGCCCTCGTGGATGCAGGCGTGGACCCGGATCAGATTTGTGCCGGCATCGATTCGCTGGGCCTGCCCGGCGTGAAGCTCACTTTCTCCTCAACGATCAAGGGAGGCTTTCACGCGACCTACGTCACGATTGAACATCCCGAGCAGCACGCCCATCGGCATCTGAGCGACATCGTCACCATTCTCAAGCAGTCAGACAAACTCACCCCCCGTCAGTACGAGCTGGCCCTCTCGCTGTTTTCTGCAATTGCAGGAGCGGAAGCAAAAGTGCACGGCTCGACCATCGACAAGGTTCACTTTCACGAAGTGGGGGCGATCGATTCGATCGTGGATATCGTCGGAGTGGCGATCGGCTTCGACCTGCTCGGCGTAGAACAGGTGCTCTGTAGCCCGGTCCCCACCGGTTATGGTCAGATCAAAATCGATCATGGTATCTGCACGGTCCCTGCCCCGGGAACTGCGGAGTTGCTGAAAGGAATTCCGCTGGCAGACATTCCGATCCAGGCGGAACTGACCACGCCCACCGGAGCCGCCATCGTTTCGACGCTCGTCGATCGGTTCTGCATGCTGCCCCCGATGACCATCGAAGAGATTGGCTACGGTGCCGGGACGAAGAACTTCCCGGAGCGGGCGAACCTGTTGCGACTGTTCGTCGGCGAAGTGGCGACACCCGCCCACACCGACTATGTTACCCTGCTGGAAACCAACCTGGATGACATCTCCGGAGAGATCATCGGCCACACCAAACAGAAGCTGCTCGCAGCGGGGGCCCTCGATGTCTACAGCACGGCGATCCAGATGAAAAAAGATCGTCCTGCGGTCATGTTGAGTGTGATCTGCAAACCGGAATCAGTAGAGCAGCTCGAAGCGATTCTGTTCCAGGAGACCGAAACCCTGGGCATCCGCAGGCATCAACTGCAGCGTTCGATCCGTGCCCGCAAACCACATCAGGTGACAACCGCCTGGGGAGAGGTGGCAGGGAAACTGTCACTCGGACCAAACTACCAGTCGATTTTTACTCCCGAATATGAAGCCTGTGCAGAGCTGGCTGCAACTCATCAGATTTCCTTAAGAACTGTGTACCGGGCTGCGGAAGCAGCATTTCTGCTCGAAGGATCTGTAGAAACCGCGTTTGAATCGGGTGCACATGCGCCCCACGACCACGACCACGACCACGACCACGACCACGACCACGACCACGACCACGACCACGACCACGACCACGACCACGACCACGACCACGACCACGATCACGATCACGATCACGATCACGATCATTAA